CATACAGAGTACCTGAGCTTTACACTATTGATTTTGCAACAAACAGTACTTACCAGGAGTTTATCAAAGAGTTTCTTTAAGTTCGTTTCTAATTTTTCCATGTCACCACAAAATGAGCTCATCTCTGCCAGCAATTTCAACACCTAACGATATGAAGATTTCACATAATTATTCAGAACATGGCTTGTAAACGGTTCTGTTCTAGATCTGTAAAACTTCTACGTATAAGAAGTTCTACGGATTTCTAACTATGGTTTTCGAGCAGGGGAAATGTTATACCTGAGCATGATTCTGCTAGAAAGAGTTAAAAGGAAGAGTGTCTTTCCCAGGAATCAATCTCTTGGGTGCAATAGGCTAGTTTTCTCTACCTGGGTACCGCAAGTCAGGATTCAAACAAAATCCTTACTTGTCCGTAGTCAGGTAAGGAGAAACAATCTGTTAAATTCTTGAATATTCCTATCATTCCCGATTCATCATTTTAGAGCAtccgctcttcccctcccccaagtgctgTGTCTTTCTGAAAAAGAAGGCCGATATGTGACAAACAAGTGGGGACAGGTCAGTCTGTCTTTCCACTACTGGGAATCAGCCGTAACTTACCTCTAACTGAATATCCAGGCCCTCGACTGGTGTAGTCAGAGAACTGAGGTTGGGTAGCACATGCTCGCAGAAGTAAGTCACAAACCTTGTAGAATGaacatttttctgtaaaaatggaaaCACGTCGGGTTACTCAATATACACGAACGTGGTCTCTATCATGTTTTTCTTCGATCGTATCAGTAAATGAAaaaatcccaaatctacctatTCGAAAGTAAGCCAACCCCAGCAGAATCAGATATACCAAGCTCAAGCAGAAACCTCATCGTTCTCTTACTCGTGTTTCTTCAGGAGACACGACGAACTCATTCCTGTGGATCTGGCACATTTCCTGTGCCCTTCTGTTTTAAGGGTCTGAAGGAGTATAACAGaataagatacaatccctgcccttgataaGCTTACAAAGGCAGCAGTCCTTTCACGGTCTGGAGTAGGAACCTGGAGCGAGGCATTAGAAAAGGTGGGTCACGGGCCACTCGGCTGCCCTTCGGACCTGCTGCTTCCATCTGTGGGATGGCCCCAACCAGAAAGCGGGGCGGGAGTGGTCTGTCAGTTTGACCCACCCGCTCTTCAGGAAACAAACCTACTTCCGCTACGCTCCCTTTTTGCTGCAATGAGCTCAGTCGCTTTCGTGAACCAGACGTTCATGACACAAAGCAAACGTCTAGAGACGCTACAGTAAACGGCCCCCGAGAGATCATCTATAAAGAAAACAGCAACGGCTTACCGAGAAGAGCGGTACTGCCTGCCGGGTACACTGTAAAAGTCTGTCCACGCAGTCTGGATCGGCTGGATTGAAAGTTTGTTCCAGATCGGCTTGTTCTGCCACCAGCTCCACTAGCTGTTGCCGCCCGCTCACAGTCTGCAGACTCTTTAACCCAGACAGTATTTTCATGAAgagcacaaactcctcaccagtcACATCCTCAAGGACCTAAAACAGCCAAGAGCGGAAATGTTAACTTTAGTCCTTTCAACACGTCCAGCCCTACTCCAACACTTTCCGGCGTGCGAGGTCCTACTAGTCTGATGAAACGTTTCCCTCAAGGTGGATACATTTCTCACTGTTTCTGTCGGGATCAAAATCTCACAGATGGGGGCCGCTCTATCACTTGACTTAGGTGCCAGCGTGGACATTTTCGGTCTCCAGGTTATGGAGAGAAAAGTTACCTTTTTGGACTCAGTTAATATGAGTTCTTCTATTTCCTTTGTTAGCACTTCCTCCGGTAAAGTCTTCAGTTTTGTCGAGAGGAACTTGATTGCTCGTTCTCTGACGATATCCTCTCCCTGAAGGATCTGGCTGAACAAGCCTCCCAGAGTCCCTGAAAAACAGTACAGAACCACTGAGGTCATGCTAAAAATGCCACCTTAAATTAAGTAGAATATAACTCATACTGAAACGGTCCAAATTCGCAAATTCTATTCTAGTCAGCCCCCAAAATGCCTATTTGTTATTCAACAAGTTGTTAGGGTGTGACCTCGCTACTCTTCCAAAAAGAGAAATGCCTGGATAAGAATACTTGTATCACTACGAAGGTATTACTCTTGGTGTGATATAatactcattttctttttcacaaACAATTAGTTATGCTTTTAGAGTTGGAATGAACTTGCTGCCCAATTCCCTGAATCGTATCGGGGCTAAACAAATTATATCAAACGGTGAAAGTTATTAGGTTCCACATTACAGAATCTGTATAAAACACATCTGATTGAGATTTAGTCAACGGCAAGTCTCATTTTACATTAGGAGTTTAGACTCTATAAATGAACCTATTATTTTAGGCCATACATGTAAGACTGTGATTACCTTTAGCATCCATCTTAAATATACTGAGTAAGGCATTATTCACCAAGTTAAATTCTGCAGAGTCATCTGGGGAAGACAAAAGAACATAAATGGCACACAGAAGATAGAAGGTTGCCCATTTGATCTTTGATGTAAATCAAAAAGACAATAGGTTCTAGAATATTCCGTTAGGTGAAGAGAGAGTGGGTAAGGGGGAGCTAACCATCCTCCAAAGACCTCGGAAACATAAATCGGGGTGACAGTCTCACTCCCTGAACCAGTTTATAGTCACGTTTTGAGACTATAAGTGTGAAGGGGTCATGTTACGACAACACCATTTACACTCTGGAAAGTTCTCCAAAATCAGAAAAACTCCAGGCAATTGAAAATGGTTTAGTAGGAAACGATGACCCAGACCTTTCCCAAAAGAACAGAGAGCCATCGGTACGTCTGTATTAAAGATCTGCTGAAAGGAACACcagaggaaaacacacacacgGTTGAGTCAATAcgccgcagagcactgcaccagccTAAAAGGGGCTAATGAATAGACGGAAGGCTTCAGTCTTTAGGACAGTCTTTACGTCAGCAATCCCAGCCCCAGACAGACTCCTAGCCTTTCAGAAGGAAGCGATGTACGGACATCCAAAGGCCATACCTGTCTGCAAAAGCTGGGTCAATATGTCAGCTACTCGGGGAAGGTTATCTCCAGTGGCAAACTGGGGCAGCTCTTTAATCGCTTGGCGTCGGatctacaaacacacacaaaaaaaggcgATCGGGATGAACGAAATGCTTTAGACGAACAAATCTTAAAATAACCTTAAGCATTACTATTCACTACCAAATacgcaggcctgggagcagtCAATTCAAGGTAATTTGGGTGGCCGAGACCCAGGTAACTCAAtgattaaaatagtaataataatctggcTTGACCATCAAAAGATTTTCCAGTAGCCTACGGGATTTAAAGAGATGACTACCAGCAGCTGCATAGGAATAGGGGCACTGGGCtttcaatttttattattaatttagtCATATTCAACAGCAGCACGAGAACGGCTACTGTAGCCTGACTGCATTAACTGCCGCTTGGTAACCCTCTGATCTACTCTTATTTCCGAGTATCCGAGGAGGAGATCGCAAATGTCGGTGCTGGTTATTTGGCTGTTTCACCTTAAGACCCGGTGTAAATTACTGCACTGATATTGTTTGAAGGAATTCTATCTATGACTTTAAAGTAGATACCTGGCACATTTAATTTTGTAGTTATTGAATGGTTATTTCAATTAGGAAAACATCCTAAGAGGGTTATATACCtcgataatttttaaaaaaacaaaaacacctttgGCATGAAACATGCTTACAGTGAAGTTATCAAAATTTAGGACAAAATGATTTAGTGATAGTTCGAGAGAACCATACAAATGTTCAGCAAAATGAGTCATTACTTCCACTTCCTGGACACGTACACTTACTTTCAAAAATGAAACACACTTGGAAGGTAAGAAGGAAATAATGACGTTCTTTCAAATTTGGAATGCTTTTAAAGAAGCCGTCTTGGACTCCATCCTGGCTTATGGCAAAATCAGCATATGACCTTTTCTACACCTGCCAGGAACCTGACCGACACCTCTGGgtcttttgaaaaatgaaacaatTTAACGTGTCGTTTATTGCTCAATATATAGCAATACAACGGGAGCCTACTTTACAAGACAATCCATTAAGAAAAAGTGAAAGATAGCCTAAAGTCTTCCTGAAAGGTTTCTAACTTGATACTTACAGACACATCTTCATCTTCACAGAGATCTAGTTGTGCATTGATTGCGGAATCTGCCAACTCCGGGAAATGCTTGAAGAATTTTGGAATAAACTGTGCTGCTAATCGTTTTTCTTTGGCACCTCCTTTCACACCATCCAAGATTACTTGATAGGCATCTTTATGCTacaaaaatggattttaaaaattgGGAAAGCTGAATACGATTGGACTCCGTTCACAAAACACTGAAAATTTCACTTCTCATTCAAAGACATTTTAATGAGTTTTTACCCAACACAGGCATACCCGTTCTGTGACTATATTGTAACAGTCCTAGTAACCGCCATCTTAGCTGAGGGGCTTCAACTTAAGTATTTTAAATTGTACAGaggagaagcgtggcttagtgggcaggtgaggatgagtttaGGGTGAATGAGGTCAGTCTGGTTCAGACTTCTGCCAGCaacgtatgtgccaagcacaagagcACAGGAAATGTCctgcggaggtgatccagggatgCATCCTGGTGGTACACGATTGACGGAGGGACGGGTGAGTGAGGAAGTTGAGTTTAGCGGAGAGGGTGAGGACGCGTGCATCAAGGGACCAGAAAGAGCACGATGACTTTGGAAAACTAGGTTGGTTCGAAAGAATAGGGTTTTCTGTGGGGAAACTGGACTGTTTTATGGGGAGGGGATGTGATGAAGGCAGCTGAGGAGCTGTGGTTAGAGTATGgagtttcagagttggtgaggttagagactGCAGTGACCAGGCAGGATGAGATGAAgcctgtgtccaagttggtgagtgaacGAGGTGGAGCGGAGTCGAGGCGTGAGAGGAAGCGGGCAACGGGAAGCGGGGAGGTCACTGGGAACATCTGCGTGGGTAGTGACGTCCCTGAGGATCAATacagggatgaagaaagagaggaagaatgtgAGAAGGGGTTCAAAATGCTTCAGGAAGTTGGAGGTTGGGCCTCGGGGACGGTAGATAATGGTTATCAACCGCGGTGGGTGAAGGCATTTTGCCAAAACTCAGCAGGACAGGGGCAGACTCCAGTTGGCTGAGCCCACCCCTAGTACCTTGGAGA
This portion of the Ornithorhynchus anatinus isolate Pmale09 chromosome 3, mOrnAna1.pri.v4, whole genome shotgun sequence genome encodes:
- the API5 gene encoding apoptosis inhibitor 5 isoform X1; amino-acid sequence: MPTVEELYRNYGILADATEQVGQHKDAYQVILDGVKGGAKEKRLAAQFIPKFFKHFPELADSAINAQLDLCEDEDVSIRRQAIKELPQFATGDNLPRVADILTQLLQTDDSAEFNLVNNALLSIFKMDAKGTLGGLFSQILQGEDIVRERAIKFLSTKLKTLPEEVLTKEIEELILTESKKVLEDVTGEEFVLFMKILSGLKSLQTVSGRQQLVELVAEQADLEQTFNPADPDCVDRLLQCTRQAVPLFSKNVHSTRFVTYFCEHVLPNLSSLTTPVEGLDIQLEVLKLLAEMSSFCGDMEKLETNLKKLFDKLLEYMPLPPEEAENGENAGNEEPKLQFSYVECLLYSFHQLGRKLPDFLTAKLNAEKIKDFKIRLQYFARGLQVYIRQLRLALQGKTGEALKTEENKIKVVALKITNNINVLIKDLFHIPPSYKSTVTLSWKPVQKAESGQKRASEDTSSGSPPKKSPAGPKRDARQIYNPPSGKYSSNLGNFNYEQRGGFRGSRGGRGWGGRGNRSRGRLY
- the API5 gene encoding apoptosis inhibitor 5 isoform X2, with translation MPTVEELYRNYGILADATEQVGQHKDAYQVILDGVKGGAKEKRLAAQFIPKFFKHFPELADSAINAQLDLCEDEDVSIRRQAIKELPQFATGDNLPRVADILTQLLQTDDSAEFNLVNNALLSIFKMDAKGTLGGLFSQILQGEDIVRERAIKFLSTKLKTLPEEVLTKEIEELILTESKKVLEDVTGEEFVLFMKILSGLKSLQTVSGRQQLVELVAEQADLEQTFNPADPDCVDRLLQCTRQAVPLFSKNVHSTRFVTYFCEHVLPNLSSLTTPVEGLDIQLEVLKLLAEMSSFCGDMEKLETNLKKLFDKLLEYMPLPPEEAENGENAGNEEPKLQFSYVECLLYSFHQLGRKLPDFLTAKLNAEKIKDFKIRLQYFARGLQVYIRQLRLALQGKTGEALKTEENKIKVVALKITNNINVLIKDLFHIPPSYKSTVTLSWKPVQKAESGQKRASEDTSSGSPPKKSPAGPKRDARQIYNPPSGKYSSNLGNFNYERGLPGK